One segment of Arcobacter sp. F2176 DNA contains the following:
- the ispG gene encoding flavodoxin-dependent (E)-4-hydroxy-3-methylbut-2-enyl-diphosphate synthase, translated as MIKRYPTKKIFVGNVAIGGDAPISVQSMTYTKTSDIQATVEQIKLLHFAGADIVRVAVPDMEAALALKSIKEQSSLPLVADIHFNYKLALIAAESVDCIRLNPGNIGSKDRVKEVVKACQNRNLPIRIGVNCGSLEKEFENKYGQTPEGMVASADYNIKFLEDLGFTDIKVSLKASDVQRTVQAYRNLRPMNNYPFHLGVTEAGTLFHSTIKSSIALGSLLLDGIGDTMRISITGELEKEIEVGRAILKDAGLTKEGLNIISCPTCGRIEADLVTAVAQVEERTKHIRTPLNVSVMGCVVNALGEAKSADVAIAYGKGSGLIIKKGETIAKLPTEELLERFLEEVEKEVENQKE; from the coding sequence ATGATAAAAAGATACCCTACAAAAAAAATATTCGTTGGTAATGTTGCTATTGGTGGTGATGCACCAATCTCTGTACAATCAATGACATATACAAAAACATCAGATATACAAGCTACTGTTGAGCAAATAAAACTATTGCATTTTGCAGGTGCAGATATAGTAAGAGTTGCTGTTCCTGATATGGAAGCAGCATTAGCATTAAAAAGCATCAAAGAACAAAGCTCTTTACCTTTAGTTGCTGATATTCATTTTAATTATAAATTAGCACTTATTGCTGCAGAATCTGTGGATTGTATAAGATTAAATCCAGGTAATATTGGTAGTAAAGATAGAGTAAAAGAAGTTGTTAAAGCTTGTCAAAATAGAAACTTACCAATAAGGATTGGTGTTAATTGTGGCTCACTAGAAAAAGAGTTTGAAAATAAGTATGGACAAACACCAGAAGGCATGGTAGCAAGTGCTGATTATAATATCAAATTTTTAGAAGACTTAGGATTTACAGATATAAAAGTTTCACTAAAAGCTAGTGATGTTCAAAGAACGGTTCAAGCCTATAGAAACTTAAGACCTATGAATAATTATCCTTTTCATTTAGGAGTTACAGAAGCTGGAACGCTATTTCATTCAACTATAAAATCTTCAATTGCATTAGGAAGTTTATTACTTGATGGTATTGGAGATACTATGCGTATTTCAATAACTGGTGAATTAGAAAAAGAAATAGAAGTGGGGCGAGCAATTTTAAAAGATGCAGGTCTTACAAAAGAAGGATTAAATATTATTTCGTGTCCAACTTGTGGAAGAATAGAAGCTGATTTAGTAACAGCAGTAGCACAAGTGGAAGAGAGAACAAAACATATAAGAACTCCACTAAATGTTTCAGTTATGGGATGTGTAGTAAATGCTTTAGGTGAAGCAAAAAGTGCAGATGTTGCAATTGCCTATGGAAAAGGTAGTGGTTTGATTATAAAAAAAGGTGAAACCATTGCTAAACTTCCAACAGAAGAACTTCTTGAAAGATTTTTAGAAGAGGTTGAAAAAGAAGTAGAAAACCAAAAAGAGTAA
- a CDS encoding replicative DNA helicase — protein sequence MDSIYSLNIERAVLSSILFNPDEIEDVLGVLKPKDFYLPAHQKIFAVMEKLHNEDMPIDEEFIRRRVNSKDVDDDILIEILSANPITNTLAYTREIKDASVKRELATLATTIKKVAIEDDIAATEAVDTVQNALYKITTDSASTELKDIHVITDDTLSYIKRMKELGGKHLIGETTGFYELDKKTTGFNDGDLIIIAARPAMGKTALVLNMALKNVEANRGVIFFSLEMPAEQLMLRMLAAKTSIPLQNLRKGDLDDAQWSNLSGAFEDLNKKRLFVDDGGSVNINQLRARVRKLAQNKDNNISLVIIDYLQLMQGTGNKDRHQEVSDISRGLKMLAREMKIPIIALSQLNRGLENRPDKRPMLSDLRESGSIEQDADIIMFVYRDDVYKERDEARKEKEAKDKGEDYKSTFTNKPVEEAEVIIGKQRNGPIGTVRLDFHKALTKFVDKEHRGEAPIEVVFETVADNQKETNIDIPNIL from the coding sequence ATGGATAGTATTTATAGTTTAAACATAGAACGAGCAGTATTAAGTTCGATTTTATTTAATCCCGATGAGATAGAAGATGTTTTAGGCGTTCTAAAACCAAAAGACTTCTATCTTCCTGCTCATCAGAAAATCTTTGCAGTTATGGAAAAACTCCATAATGAAGATATGCCAATAGATGAAGAGTTTATTCGAAGAAGAGTAAATTCAAAAGATGTTGATGATGATATTTTAATAGAGATACTTTCTGCAAATCCAATCACAAATACCTTAGCATATACAAGAGAGATAAAAGATGCAAGTGTAAAAAGAGAACTTGCAACTTTAGCAACTACAATAAAAAAAGTTGCAATAGAAGATGATATCGCAGCAACAGAAGCTGTTGATACTGTACAAAATGCACTTTATAAAATCACTACTGATTCAGCCTCAACAGAACTTAAAGATATACATGTAATCACTGATGATACCTTGTCATATATAAAAAGAATGAAAGAACTTGGTGGAAAACACCTTATTGGTGAAACTACAGGTTTTTATGAATTGGATAAAAAAACAACAGGTTTTAATGATGGGGATTTAATTATTATTGCAGCAAGGCCAGCTATGGGGAAAACGGCTTTAGTTTTAAATATGGCACTTAAAAATGTTGAAGCAAATAGAGGAGTGATTTTTTTCTCACTTGAAATGCCAGCAGAACAATTAATGCTAAGAATGTTAGCTGCTAAGACTTCAATTCCTTTACAAAATCTTAGAAAAGGTGATTTAGATGATGCTCAATGGTCAAATTTAAGTGGTGCTTTTGAGGACTTAAATAAAAAAAGACTTTTTGTTGATGATGGGGGAAGTGTAAATATTAATCAACTTCGAGCAAGAGTGCGAAAATTAGCTCAAAATAAAGATAATAATATCTCTTTAGTAATTATCGATTATTTACAACTTATGCAAGGAACTGGAAATAAAGATAGACACCAAGAAGTTTCTGATATTTCAAGGGGACTTAAAATGTTGGCAAGAGAGATGAAAATACCAATTATTGCCCTTTCTCAGCTAAATAGGGGACTTGAAAATAGACCTGACAAAAGACCAATGTTAAGTGACTTAAGAGAGTCTGGTTCTATTGAGCAAGATGCCGATATTATTATGTTTGTTTATAGGGATGATGTATATAAAGAAAGAGATGAAGCTAGAAAAGAAAAAGAGGCAAAAGATAAAGGTGAAGATTATAAATCAACCTTTACAAATAAGCCAGTAGAAGAAGCTGAGGTAATCATAGGTAAACAAAGAAATGGACCAATTGGAACAGTAAGACTTGATTTCCATAAAGCTTTAACAAAATTTGTAGATAAAGAACATAGAGGTGAAGCACCTATTGAAGTTGTTTTTGAAACAGTTGCAGATAATCAAAAAGAGACAAATATTGATATTCCAAATATTCTTTAG
- the cysQ gene encoding 3'(2'),5'-bisphosphate nucleotidase CysQ: MLEKINLNDIKDIALKASEVIMEIYKKDFEVEYKEDNSPLTEADIKSNEIICNSLINLYPNIPIMSEENKQTDYEQRKDWEYYWCIDPIDGTKEFVKKNGEFTVNIALIHNQEPVLGVVYAPVIDVMYSAKKGVGAFKNMHKLPIKRDDNKYIIVASKSHMSEETQTYIDNIETVKEKQMISMGSSLKLCLVADGSADCYPRIAPTMEWDTAAADAIVRCAGKMTYNFEVEKPLIYNKKDLLNPNFVVK; encoded by the coding sequence TTGTTAGAAAAAATAAATCTAAATGATATAAAAGATATTGCACTAAAAGCTAGCGAAGTAATAATGGAAATTTATAAAAAAGATTTTGAAGTGGAGTATAAAGAAGACAACTCTCCACTTACTGAGGCTGATATAAAATCAAATGAAATAATTTGTAATAGTTTGATAAATTTATATCCAAATATTCCAATTATGTCTGAAGAGAATAAACAAACAGATTATGAACAAAGAAAAGATTGGGAGTATTATTGGTGTATTGATCCAATAGATGGAACAAAAGAGTTTGTCAAAAAAAATGGAGAGTTTACTGTAAATATTGCTTTGATACATAATCAAGAACCAGTTTTAGGAGTAGTTTATGCTCCTGTAATTGATGTTATGTATAGTGCTAAAAAAGGAGTAGGTGCTTTTAAAAATATGCATAAACTGCCTATAAAAAGAGATGATAACAAATATATAATAGTTGCAAGTAAATCACACATGTCAGAAGAAACACAAACATATATTGATAACATAGAAACAGTAAAAGAAAAACAAATGATTTCTATGGGAAGTTCATTAAAGCTATGTTTAGTTGCAGATGGTAGTGCAGATTGTTATCCAAGAATTGCACCTACTATGGAATGGGATACAGCAGCAGCTGATGCAATTGTAAGATGTGCAGGGAAAATGACTTATAATTTTGAAGTAGAAAAACCACTAATTTACAATAAAAAGGATTTATTGAATCCAAATTTTGTGGTTAAATAA
- a CDS encoding prepilin-type N-terminal cleavage/methylation domain-containing protein → MVNTKAFSLLELIFAIVIIGIISTVAVPKLLNTKDNAEAAIVQKDISTIVSSVRAYYMVNDKLDNFEDALTLNPNTWEIDGTTATYEDDDTSCVSVNIENKKLNVILNDENSGSVCEKIIASGLSSSIYDL, encoded by the coding sequence ATGGTAAACACAAAAGCTTTTTCATTGCTTGAACTAATTTTTGCAATAGTTATAATAGGAATAATCTCAACTGTAGCCGTTCCCAAACTTTTAAATACAAAAGATAATGCTGAGGCTGCAATTGTTCAAAAAGACATATCAACAATAGTATCCTCAGTTAGGGCATACTATATGGTAAATGACAAACTTGACAATTTTGAAGATGCTTTAACTTTGAACCCTAATACTTGGGAAATAGATGGTACAACTGCTACTTATGAAGATGATGATACTTCTTGTGTATCTGTAAATATTGAAAATAAAAAATTAAATGTAATTTTAAATGATGAAAACAGTGGAAGTGTTTGCGAAAAAATAATAGCTTCTGGTCTTTCTTCTTCTATTTATGATTTATAA
- the gmhB gene encoding D-glycero-beta-D-manno-heptose 1,7-bisphosphate 7-phosphatase, protein MQKAIFLDRDGVINIEKNYLYKAEDFEFITGVFDTLKYLQDNDYKLFIITNQSGIGRGYYTQEDFNSLTSWMIKEFVKNGITISQVELCPHAPTQECNCRKPKTGMIDNILKNHKIDLENSWLIGDKNSDILCAKNAGIKNTIQVKSGHEFDESSSLANFVCDSIKEVKNIIIPAS, encoded by the coding sequence ATGCAAAAAGCAATTTTTTTAGATAGAGATGGTGTTATTAACATTGAAAAAAACTATTTATACAAAGCTGAAGATTTTGAGTTTATAACTGGTGTTTTTGATACTTTAAAATATCTACAAGATAATGATTATAAACTTTTTATAATAACTAATCAATCGGGTATTGGAAGAGGATATTATACACAAGAAGATTTTAATAGTTTAACTTCATGGATGATAAAAGAGTTTGTAAAAAATGGTATAACTATCTCTCAAGTAGAACTTTGTCCCCATGCCCCAACTCAAGAGTGCAATTGTAGAAAACCAAAAACTGGAATGATAGATAATATTCTAAAAAATCATAAAATTGATTTAGAAAACTCTTGGTTAATTGGGGATAAAAATTCTGATATTTTATGTGCAAAGAATGCTGGTATTAAAAACACTATTCAAGTAAAATCTGGACATGAATTTGATGAATCAAGTAGCTTAGCAAATTTTGTTTGTGACTCAATAAAAGAAGTTAAAAATATAATTATTCCTGCTTCCTAA